In the Populus trichocarpa isolate Nisqually-1 chromosome 1, P.trichocarpa_v4.1, whole genome shotgun sequence genome, GTATCAAAGCATCAGCATGCTGAGGAACCTCGCAAAACAAGTATACTTGCACTAAATCATTCTGAGTAATTTGTGTTCAGATCATAACAGATGCAACACTCAAACAGCTAGTCGAAATCAGGGAAACCTCAGATTCCCCTTGTTAcatatacaaataattaaaataagagaagaaaaacaaatcaaatttacTGTAtccttttatatcatttttttttactggaagACCATGTCAGAGAATGGAAAGGCCAGCAAGTTGACATCGGGGGATTTGAAGCACCAAATGGCAACGCTTATTTCCATATCTTCACACATTTGTCATGACTTGCAGAAGCAACCATCCCTGTAGCTTGTGATTGAGCCAAAGCTGATATCACACACTCATGAGCTGCAACTGTCATACACTTGTTCTCCGCCATGTTCCAGAGCTCCAATGACTGAATTAGAACAATGGTTACAAcccaaggaaaagaaaatagaaaccaACATTAGTAAttaatgaaattgttaaaaGTACAAATAAGTATAAAATATCAACAATTGTAACGCCGAAAGTTCTCTGTAAATAGATATTACGATCCCATGAAGTTAAGAAGATACTTTGTTTCCTAAAACACAAGCACACAACATTCCTATGAATTACAAAAGGTGggttaaaattgaaacaaaatcctTATATCGTTGGATTGTTTCCTAAAAATGCAACAAGGTTGATCtgtttcaaataaaatggaACTTGAAGTGCTCACTTCCAAAGCAGGGTCAATTACAGGCAACAGCACATTTCTGCTGtttataaaaacacaattaaaacttcaatactagtatcaaaagaaaatttacctGGTATCCTCCAATAACCAAGAGAGTGGCATAGCTTGGATGGAAAACACAAGAATGGAACTTGTTCCCACTCGAACTAAGTTCATGAATGCAATCTCCCGTGGCCAATGACCACACTCTAACAGACTCTTGACTGACAGAAGCCAAGTACTCCCCGTTTACATCCCAACAAACAGAATGCACCTCTGTGGAGTGCCCCTAGAGTAAAAAGGATTCATTTATTATCACATAACAAATGTGAAAGgggttttattagttttctcaGCTTCTAAGTTCAAGACCAATACCTGTAATGAGTGTGTCTGTCTGTCAGACTCAATATCAAAGATGGATACGACATTATCTGAAGCTGCAGCCAGCAGTTGTCCGATTCTTGGCTGAAATCTAACTTGTGTAGTCCCTCCCTACTCCATCAAATGTCCAAAATTTAGAATAGAAAAGGAATTCAAATCATCAGAacttcaagaacaaaaaaaaaaaatatacatgtaaaGGATCTTCATGGCTAACCTTGGATATCCGGGTGCAAGGATACTGATTGATGTTCCAAAAGCGAATCTCATTGTTACCATCACAGGAACAGAAAAGATCATTCTTCTTAGGGTGGAAGTCAAGGGACACCACATGTGAGGTATGCCCTGTGAATGTCTGCAAGGAATACCTTGGCTGCAAGGATAACCACATTTAGTGCTTACTAGTTTGTATGCCCGCGTTACGTTGCACGGggaccataattttttaaacgtaaaaaaaaatatccaagtcTCGGGAAATTTTTTGGCATTGTTTTTAAACCTGAAAATACAGTTGTTTTGAAAAGGACTGATGATTTACCTATGCGACATAATAGCAAGCCcccagaagaaaaataaataaataaaagaattcaagTATAGAAAAATTGTTATACCATGGCCAAAGAAAAAAGCATCAGTAAACTTATGGAACTGACAAATAGTttgaggcaaaaaaaaattgaagacttCAATAGATTTTTACCCAATTGATAACTTAAATCATACAAAAGAATGGATGATTTTTGTGAGAAAGCATTAGAGATAGAAAACTCACTTCTGCAGCATCCCAGAGGCGTACACTTGTATCAAATGACGATGTTGCCAGCTGAGTTGAATTTGGCCTGAAACGAACATCAGTAATAATGTGGGTATGCTCTTCCTGAGTGCACTCAGTTTGCAGAGTTTCCATGTTCCAAAGAACAACCTACTAACGTGAAAACAAGTAAATCCACATCAATTCTTATCAACAAGATGTCAATTTTCATGGTTCATAGTTGCTTTTGctgattaaaaaatcaaaaacttaaaaCGATATCTAAAGGAATGATTTTATTATGGCTTGGTCCTATGTTTATTAGTCCACCTATGTTTTTCTGCTTCGATTGTTGTAAGTATAGTATGCATGAAACTTTACAATTTCATTTAATGAGAatactgaaaaacaaaaaacaaaaaggtagTTTAGAAATTATGGGAGCCTGTCATTTAGTATTTCATTAAGTTGCAGTGATGTGATACGAGTAATAGAAAAAATGCATAAATGTCCACATGTAGCATTCATCTTTTAGTTATCCAGTTTGAGCATTCTGTTCTTGCTTGtagaaaaggaaagcaaatgaaaataaaaaacaccaagcTGACTATACAgatctctttcaattttaaaaagtaacacATGCAAAGTATTTAAAGACCAGATGCTTCGATATTTTCAGACATGTCAATTATCACATTTTCAAGTTAGAATGTGGTAACTAGACTGTAAAAACTTCTTTCCACAATATGACATTGTACAAAAGTATAGCAATGATCTTAAATCGAttaagaaaaggagagagttATTGTCTTCATTTTTTCAGAGATCATCTCCCTTCTACAATTGTCCGCCTTCTTCACTGTATTCTCAAAATGCTTCCACTTTCTTCAACAAACATGACCTATAAACCAAGGTTTATAATGAATGAAGCTTTGGCTATTGACTTGTATGGCTGAAGCTATAGAAGCTGGAGTGCAAGTTCCAATACTCCCCACCATCAAATTATAATAATGGTGAACCATGGTTCATAACacacacaaataaaaagaaacaaagagggGTGCATGCTAGGAACCATGAGTACCACATGCTAATAAGAAAGCCCATCTGCTCTCCAGGTTCTGAAAGACCGGCACCATATACATAAAAGATATTTAACTGAGCCTagtaaaaagtagaaaaatggCCATGAGTATGTAcacaaaaattaactcaaaatgtGGTTATCAAGCCGCTATTggattaacaaaaacaaatgcaaatACTCTTATCAGgggaaaaaacaatatataagaATAACTATTAATAATTAAGAGTGCTGGCAAAAGGATTAAGGTTTATTCTAAAGAGGTTGCCCTCAATTTCATCCACCAggatatccaaaaaaaaattagcacaaAAGGGGGCAATACCAGAATACATAAGAGAAGGTCACAAGCTTCCTTGGCATCTCAAGGTGAGTACACCTTCTCACCCAAATAAATATCAAGAGATTGTGATTTTACACGTAAAGTAGCTCATCTTTGAATGAACCAGGCCAACGTATTGCAACGTTAAGGAGTTAGTTGATGCAATTAAACTACCCAAATTGGTTATCATCAATGGTTAAACTTGACAAGGCTAATTGTGTTGAGTTCCTATTCAGCAAGTAATGAGGTCTTAGGTAACTTGCAGTAAGCTACATTAATCAGGTCTAGGAATGACACGCTCTTCATGTGCAGGTCCAACAGAACCATACAGTGATGACATCCAATGAtgacaaaaacaagaagattaGAAGAACAACAAACTATCCTAGCACATGCAGCAGCAAGAACAATGAAATACAGCAATTGCAGGTCCCTGATAAGAATCAACCCAATGGATAAGCCTAAGCAAGGTGTAACTGTTACTCTATATGATTGCAATAATTAACCTACTATCCATCAATTAATGAATAGAAAGATGAAGCAGATGAGCCAAACGAGATGATGCCATATATGTAAAAATGATCACTTTAAGTATAGGATACTGTAGAAATTGCtgcattttaatatatatcctcatacaatatttatttagttaatagtTTCCCAACACAATATCTCATCAATTTCATGCTCTAATTCATCGAACCTTAGAGTGCAAGCAATGATTTCTAAACCGACTTGAATCATCTATTTAGTGAGGTACAGGAAAATAGTGTATTTGGCTAGCAATCAAAACATGATTAATATGGGCATTATAAGCTCGTTACAATTCTCCACATTAGTGTAGGTATGCACTAACTAATCTGAAAGTCAGCATCCAAAGATATGCAAGcaaaatgaaagtaaaaagTTCAATCATCCAAAATTGCCTTAACATGGCAAtcagaaaatgaaattaatccTTTCAGGCTACAATACAATGCATTATACCTTCTTGTCATGCCCAGCACTGGCCAACAATTTCCCATCTGTAGAGAAGTGACAGCAAACAACTTTCCCATTACTTTTGCGTATCGAACTAACTTCACTGAAGTTGAAACCTGAGATGTCAAGAAATAGGCATTGCTATggtcaatttgaaaaaattaatagtgCAAGGAATTGAAAATATTGCTTACCCTTTGAAGCTTCAGCAGCATGTTCAGAGGAATTCCTTTTTAAAGTACCAAACAAATCCCTTCCATCTCCATCATCATGGGATAAAAAAGATTCCACATTATCATCTAAGGAGCCAACATCTGCAAAATGCTCAATGTCTTCCTGCAAAGAGATAGAAAGTCAAAACACAGGAAATAGATAGGACCAACTTTGGGCAATACCGTGAAGAATATTCCACTAAAAGCACAACAGTATAACTTAAATTGACTAAGGAATACATTAAAATACCAACACAGGctcagaaataaataaaagatttatagGAGTGCTTGGACAAGCAATTTCATTGGgcaaaaatataaactaattgcATTTGTAACAATACAAGAAAGTCTGATAACCCCACACTAGACCATTTTTCCATTAGCAGTATGGGTTGTTGTGGCTTCCAAACAGCAGATTCCTAATGTTACATTCACATCTCTAAGTTATTCAAGTCACAGCTTGTAAGTTTGTTAAGAGTGATACAAGAAAGTCTGATAACCCTACACTTGACCCTTTTTCCATTAGCAGTATGGGGTTGTTGTGGCTTCCAAACAGCAGATTCCTGATGCTACATTCACATCTCTAGGTTATTCACGTCACAgcatgtaagtttgttaagagTGCATACCAGTGGGTTTGTGGATGATGCAAGAGCTCCAGTTGCATCACCACTGTACATCAAACCTTTTGGCATGCTATTGACATGCTGTAAATTGCCAGCTGTGGCAATCCCATCACCAGGAGTATGAGTTGATGGAGTTGATGGTTGTGAATTAGAAGGGCCTACTGTATTTCCAGTACCGGTACTATTAGCAGGTCCAGAAGATGAAGGGCCTTTCCTCTTTCGGTTATTCTATTACACCATAAACAAGCATTAGTCAGTgctttaacaataaaattatatgggATATTTAGGAAAGGAAATTCATCTTGCCACTAGTTAATATTGAGCTCATGGGTAAATGCAGTAGAGTGGATAATAAAGCATGAGGTCTCAAGGAACTTAAAATTTTGTTCCATGTTAAACCAGGTGTATATTATTAAGTGCATTTAAGAAAACACAACCTGCTGTGGGTGCAAAGGATCTTGTTGAGAGGATGATTGTTGCATCTGTGGCAAATTCATCTGTTCAAGACACACAACCACATAAAGCGTTAAGAACTCATAACCCAATGAGAACagttcaaaacatcaaaatttggATTAATTCAAGGTAGAAAATCCTACCTTAGATGAAGTTGAATGCATTGGAGAACCGATAGAACCATCGTTCACATTTGGTTGGCCATCTTTGCTGTTCAAAGCCCCTCTTGGCAATCCCCTAAACTTCCGTGAATCCATATCTCCATACATTGGTGAAGCAGCAAGATTGCCTTGTGCCTGGACCTGTGCCAATAActgctgttgttgttgctgtgGCAAAAGCTGAAACTGACTAGGACCATGTAAAAGAGGCCTTTGAACTTGTGCACCCAAACTTGGACGAATTTGTTCAAGTCCCTGTATATTCAATAATAGCCTACATTGTGAACAACCAGCtagatttttaatcaaatctcCAGAACAAATGAGCTCCGGTATAGAACTTACCGTTAAGGGCCATCCCCTCAAGGGAAGACCATTGACTCCAGGGTTCAATCctgaacataaattaaaaataattaaaataaaagagattctAAACATAAAACTTGATGGGGATTAGTACAGTAGAATTCTTCTTGGATTTTCCAGAATAAGTTGGAGGGAAGAGTTTTATCCAAGGTGAATAGACACTCAtctattttcttgaattcaaaaTACCATTACCTCTATGTACTGCTTGCATTTTGTTAGTTattcaaaatctaaatcaaCCATGAGATatctattttgatatatatggcATGATAAGAAGTCTGTTTACAATAACATTTTGAAATTATGGATTTTAAAATCTTGGATATACCAGAAGTTGTCAACTGGATATGCAAGAAATGTTTGATGATTGTTGTTGTGCAAGATCTAGACTTCAATAAAGCTGCACAATGATGATGGGCCAACGTATTTGTCCCAAGTGGTTGGAAATAAGTAGGTAGAAAAACAGTCCCACATATTAGACTGTACAAAATAAAGGGACATCAACATGGAcctttattcaaaataataattcagaAGCGCATGTAGCCAGTACCTAGCTAACAGAGGAATCCTTAATGAATGCacttaaataagaaaaagaatagtTGACACTGCTATGATCATAGACAGGAGACACTCGACCTTCTTAATCTTTATAACACCCTTCTTGGGTTTGAGACTGGTGGAGAAAGATTCTTTTGGTGCAATCAAGTACATTAATATCTCAATCAATAGGTCAAATCAAGTGGGAGAAAGTTATGACTGCATGAATAAACAGAGAAGAAAGTACAAGCACTCTGAAGGACTTCGCAGTTTTACCTTCTCATATTGGCATACTATATGTTACAGTTAGATCACCACATCAAGAGTTGAAGCACAAGGTAacagattttttaatttgttaaatgacCAAGGAGTTTCATAGGTAACAGTCATGAAAGTAATTTATGGGCAGTGGAAGTTTTCATTCCTTCTGTTTGTTAAGATTTATGCAAGACAAAATTAGTTCTAAGACTTTATTCTTAAAAACCAGATGCCTAGTTTTTACAAACAGGAATAATGcgaaaatcaatttgtaaatgCATGTGTTTATATGCTCTCATCTCAAGTACCATTTCTGCAATAAAGGATCCAATATATTTACCTGCATTTCCAATTCCAGGTTTTGACTGCATGATTCCCTGCCCATAAATGGTTGAAGGGTCCATAGGCAAAGATCTCTGGGCAGCACCCAGGCTCACTTCAGGTTTGACATCCTGTTGAATGAATCAAGCACTCAATGAAATTGTGAAAGCAAAAAATCAGAACTCAGAGTTGCAGCAAATATAgttctttttgttaaagtaGTGACAGCGGTCTGTTGAGTTCGTGCCTGGATTTGCTGCAGTGCTGCAGTAACATTCCCAGGATTTCCTTGGACCAATTGGCTGTGTCGGCACAAAAGAATCAGCATGCAAATATTGGGTATAAAAACTGTCTAATAACATCTACAAAGAAATTTACCCTGGGTGGTTTGTAGTTGATTTGAGGAGGGCCATCCTAGCATCAAGATGCGGTTGGGATGTTTCAGACTCCATTTGGTTGGAATGCTTCATACGTTCCTCATACATTTTTGCAGCCAGTGCACTGGCATTTGATTGCCCGAGCATTCCTTCAGAACCAATAGAATTTACCGGACCCCCAACGATTGGATTATTAG is a window encoding:
- the LOC7460510 gene encoding transcriptional corepressor LEUNIG_HOMOLOG isoform X1, translated to MAQSNWEADKMLDVYIYDYLVKKKLHATAKSFMTEGKVHPDPVAIDAPGGFLFEWWSVFWDIFIARTNEKHSETAAAYLEAQQSKTKEHQQLQLMRQAQLQRGGPNNPIVGGPVNSIGSEGMLGQSNASALAAKMYEERMKHSNQMESETSQPHLDARMALLKSTTNHPGQLVQGNPGNVTAALQQIQARTQQTADVKPEVSLGAAQRSLPMDPSTIYGQGIMQSKPGIGNAGLNPGVNGLPLRGWPLTGLEQIRPSLGAQVQRPLLHGPSQFQLLPQQQQQQLLAQVQAQGNLAASPMYGDMDSRKFRGLPRGALNSKDGQPNVNDGSIGSPMHSTSSKMNLPQMQQSSSQQDPLHPQQNNRKRKGPSSSGPANSTGTGNTVGPSNSQPSTPSTHTPGDGIATAGNLQHVNSMPKGLMYSGDATGALASSTNPLEDIEHFADVGSLDDNVESFLSHDDGDGRDLFGTLKRNSSEHAAEASKGFNFSEVSSIRKSNGKVVCCHFSTDGKLLASAGHDKKVVLWNMETLQTECTQEEHTHIITDVRFRPNSTQLATSSFDTSVRLWDAAEPRYSLQTFTGHTSHVVSLDFHPKKNDLFCSCDGNNEIRFWNINQYPCTRISKGGTTQVRFQPRIGQLLAAASDNVVSIFDIESDRQTHSLQGHSTEVHSVCWDVNGEYLASVSQESVRVWSLATGDCIHELSSSGNKFHSCVFHPSYATLLVIGGYQSLELWNMAENKCMTVAAHECVISALAQSQATGMVASASHDKCVKIWK
- the LOC7460510 gene encoding transcriptional corepressor LEUNIG_HOMOLOG isoform X2, producing the protein MAQSNWEADKMLDVYIYDYLVKKKLHATAKSFMTEGKVHPDPVAIDAPGGFLFEWWSVFWDIFIARTNEKHSETAAAYLEAQQSKTKEHQQLQLMRQAQLQRGGPNNPIVGGPVNSIGSEGMLGQSNASALAAKMYEERMKHSNQMESETSQPHLDARMALLKSTTNHPGQLVQGNPGNVTAALQQIQDVKPEVSLGAAQRSLPMDPSTIYGQGIMQSKPGIGNAGLNPGVNGLPLRGWPLTGLEQIRPSLGAQVQRPLLHGPSQFQLLPQQQQQQLLAQVQAQGNLAASPMYGDMDSRKFRGLPRGALNSKDGQPNVNDGSIGSPMHSTSSKMNLPQMQQSSSQQDPLHPQQNNRKRKGPSSSGPANSTGTGNTVGPSNSQPSTPSTHTPGDGIATAGNLQHVNSMPKGLMYSGDATGALASSTNPLEDIEHFADVGSLDDNVESFLSHDDGDGRDLFGTLKRNSSEHAAEASKGFNFSEVSSIRKSNGKVVCCHFSTDGKLLASAGHDKKVVLWNMETLQTECTQEEHTHIITDVRFRPNSTQLATSSFDTSVRLWDAAEPRYSLQTFTGHTSHVVSLDFHPKKNDLFCSCDGNNEIRFWNINQYPCTRISKGGTTQVRFQPRIGQLLAAASDNVVSIFDIESDRQTHSLQGHSTEVHSVCWDVNGEYLASVSQESVRVWSLATGDCIHELSSSGNKFHSCVFHPSYATLLVIGGYQSLELWNMAENKCMTVAAHECVISALAQSQATGMVASASHDKCVKIWK